The Thermobifida halotolerans sequence CCCTGGGGGTCTCCTTGGCCTCGACCAGTTCGATGCCGTCGCGCACGCGGGAGCCCACCAGCACCGGTTGGAGGAAGCGCACCTTGTTCAGGCCGTAGTTGATGGACATGGCGGGGGCCTGCCGCACCCGGTAGGTCTGCCAGGCGAACATCGGCAGAAGGGAGAGGGAGAGGTATCCGTGGGCGATGGTCCCGCCGAACGGCCCCGAGGCGGCGCGCTCGGTGTCCACGTGGATCCACTGGTGGTCGCCGGTGGCGTCGGCGAACAGGTTCACCTGGTCCTGGGTGACGGTGTGCCACGGGCTGTGTCCCAGGCTGCCGCCCCGCGCGGCGGCCAGGGCGTGGATGTCGGCGAACTCCTGCATGCTGCGTCTCCCTCTTGCCAGCGGTGGACGACCCACCACAAGACCGACTGGACGGTATGTATCGTGGCATACGGTACCGCCCGGTCTCCGGGGCGGGGGACACTCCGGACCGGTCGGTGCCGGGCGGCGGGGAGGCGGACCCGACGGTGCCCTCAGTCCCGGACCAGCTCCTCCAGCCGCTGCTGGGGAACACCGAGGTACTGGGCGATGTCGGAGGGGGACAGGCCCGCCTCGGAGAGCCCGTAGGCGATCTCCTTGATCTTCGCCGACGCCGTACGCGCGGCCTCGTCCGCGATGTGCAGGGCGCGCCGGGCCTCGACCGCCAGTTGGTCGAGGTCCTCGCTCACGTGGGGCTGCAGGTCGACGTGGACGGTGCGCTCCTCCCGGGCGAGCTGGGTGGAGATGAACTCCCTGGCCCGCGAGCAGGCGTCGCCCAGGGTCGGCGACCAGGTGACCCCCACGTCAGCGATGCGAAGTTCCCAGCCGTTCTCCCATTTGCGGGCGTGCACCTCGTACAGCGCCACCGATCTTCCTTTCTGCGGGCCGAGTGGGTCTTGATCATCCCCGAGTCGGGACAGTCGCTGCAATACGCCGAAATGAAATTGCAGCCGAGCAATCCCTAGCACAAGAGAGCTTGTGAACGTCGGATCACCGAGGGGCTGCCGGAACGGCACTATTGCGAAACAGTCCTGTTACGCGAGTTGACAGAACCGAAACCAACGGTTTCTAAGGTCACGGTAATCGATCCGTGATCGTTCGCCCACCGGATGCGGTGGCCCGGAGCGGTCCAGACGAAGGGAAACCGGTGGTGCTGCGTGTCGGGAATCGTGGGCGCGGGTGTGAATCCGCAGCGTGTCGGCGTGGACCCCCGGTGTGACGACGCCCATCCCGTGCCCGCATGGGGCGCGGCAGACCAGCACCCGGGAGGGCACCGCAGCCGTGCCGGGTCTTCCACAGCGAGGTAGAGGACCATGACTCACTCGGTCAAGACGACCGGACGACCCCTTCACGTACCGGTGGTCAACATCTCCCGCTGGGAGATGGGTTCGGCGCGGCACCGCGCCTCCGTCGCGGCGAGCGTGGACGCCGCGGCCACGGACATCGGGTTCCTCCAGATCACCGGGCACAAGATCCCCGAACCCATCGCCGGCGGCCTGGTCCGGGCGATCGACACCTTCTTCGCCCAGAGCGACGAGGCCAAACGGGCGCTCAGCGCGCCCGCGGCCTGGATCGACCGCGGCTACCGATCACCCTCCTCCGCGCCCGGACCCCGTGTCCCCGAATCCTTCACCGTCGGCACCCAGGCCAGTGACCACCGCGACCTGGCGCTGCCGTCCGCCCACTATCCGGAGAACATCTGGCCCTCCGGCCTTCCGCGGTTCCGACACCAGTTGATGGCGTGGTTCGAGGCGGTCCGGCAGTTGGCCCGCAGACTCACCCGGATCTTCGCCGTCACCCTGGACCTGCCCGAGGGCTTCTTCCACACCTACACCGGCCATTCCCTCGACGTGCTGCGGGTGGACCGTCCTCCGGCGCCGACCGCGGCGCGCACCGACGCGGGAATACTCACCGTCCGGTGGGCCGACCCGGCTCCGTGCGTGCAGCTCCGGGACACCGACGGCCGCTGGCGCGGTATCGTCCCCGAACCCGGAGCGATCCTGGTCAACGTCGGTGACCTGCTGGCACGCTGGACCAACGACCGCTGGGTCTCGCCCGTCCACCGCATCGTGCCGTCCCCGGGAGGAGCCCAGGAACGCCACAGGTCGGCGACCTTCTTCCACGACGGGGACTTCGACGCGCTCGTGACACCCCTGCCCACCTGTGTGGACAAGGAGCGCCCCGTCAAGTACGCCCCGGTGACCGTCGCCGCCCACCTCGCCGAACGGCGCGGCTGGGACCTCACCGGACCGGCCGTGTGAGCCCGAGCGCGGCTGTGACCGGAATCAACCGAGAGCGCCCAACGAGACCGAGCGCACCGTCAGGGCGTTGACGGCACGTTCGTCCACCTCGTGCCCCAGGCCGGACTGGGTGAGCGGAACCGCCGCGATACCGTCGTGCGAGCGCACCGGCGGAACGACCAGGTCGCGGGGGAGGCGCTCACCCGCCCGCGGCATCTCACACGGCAGCGCCGCACCGGGAAGCGACGCGAGCGCCACGATCGCGGCCCGGCCCACCCCCGACTCCCCCTCGGAGCCGCACCACATCCGCCATCCGGCGTCCACCGCCCGGTCGTGCGCCCGACGTGCCGGGGTGAGCCCGCCCAACCTGCCGATCCGCAGGTTCAGCACCTTGGCCGCCTCCATGCGGATCGCCTCGTCCAACCGCTCCAGGGAGTCGACGGAGTCGTCCAGCGCCAGCGGAGTGCGCAGGTCGCGAGCGAGCCGGGCGTGCGCGGACAGGTCGGAGGCGGCGAAGGGCTGCTCGATGGCGAGCAGGCCGTAGTCGTCCAGGGCGTGCAGCGCCGCCAGGTCCTCGGGGCTCTCGGTGTAGCGGCCGCCGCCGTCCACCTGGAGCACGAGGAAGGGATAGGTCGCCTGGACGGCGCGCACCGCCTCCACGTCCCAGCCGGGGCCCACCTCCAGGCGGACGCGCTTGCACCCCGCGCCGACCTGCCGGTTGACCTCGCGGACCAGTGCCTCCACGGACGACTGGCGCCCCAGGGTGACCCCGGTGGTGACGGCCGTGCGGACACCGCCCAGCGCGTGCGCCAGCGGGGTGTCGCGCTGTCGGCTCCACAGATCCCAGCAGGCGGTGTCCAGCGCGGCCGCCACGGCGGGACGGGGCCCGAGCGGACGCCACGCCTCGGACGCCTCGGTGGGCCGCTGCCAGCAGTGCCCCACCAGGGCCGGGGCGAAGTCCGCGACCAGGGCGTCCCAGTCGGAGTCGTCGGCACCGGGAATCTCCCCCCAGCCGCTGGTGCCCGACTCGTCGCGCACGCGGATCAGGACGTGCCTGGCGAAGCGGTCGTGTTCTCCGGAGGCGCGCCGCCGCGGTCCGGAGCGGGCCAACGGCAACCGCACCAGGCTCATCTCCACGGCCGCCACACGGGTGAGGGTCGTCGGCTCCGTGCGTGCCACTGACCTACCGCCTCCCAGCACCGGGGTCACAGACGGGAATCGCCGCCTTCCTGCACATTCGACGGTATCCCCTCGACCGGGTCGGCACCACCGGCTCAGCTTGTGGAGAACACGGCAAACCCCGCGGGCGCGGCGGCTCCTACCCTTCGAGGACCTCGGCCACCGGGCGGGCCCCGAGACCGTGCGCCCGGGCGACCGCGTCGTTGGTGAGCTCCCCGTCGTGGGTGTTGAGCCCCGCCGCCAGCGCCGGGTCGTCGGCCAGCGCCCCGCGCCAGCCCCTGTCGGCCAGTGCCACCGCGTAGCGCAGCGTGTCCTTGGTCAGGGCCTGCGTGGAGGTGGTGGGCACCGCGCCCGGCATGTTGGCCACGCAGTAGAACACCGTGTCGTGGACGGTGAAGGTGGGGTCGGAGTGCGTCGTGGGACGGGTGTCGGCGAAGCAGCCGCCCTGGTCCACCGCGATGTCCACCAGGACCGCCCCCGGCTTCATCCGCGCGACCAGCTCGTTGCCGATCAGGGTGGGAGCCTTGGCGCCGGGGATCAGCACCGCGCCGATGACGAGGTCGGACTCCACCGCGGTCCGCTCGATCTCGTAGGCGGTGGAGGCCAGGGTCCGCACCCTTCCCCGGTAGCGGGCGTCGGCGTGGCGCAGCCTGGCGACATCCACGTCCAGCAGGGTCACCTCGGCGCCCATGCCCACGGCGACCTGGACGGCGTTCATGCCCGACACTCCCGCGCCGATCACCATGACCCTGGCCGGACGCACCCCCGGCACCCCGCCCAGCAGCACGCCCCGGCCGCCGTTGGACCGCTGCAGGGCGGCCGCCCCCACCTGCGGGGCCAGCCGTCCGGCGATCTCGGACATGGGCGCCAGCAGCGGCAGGGAGCGGTCCGGAAGCTGCACGGTCTCGTAGGCGATACCGGTGACCCCGCGTTCCAGCAGGGCGTCGGTGCACTCCCGGGAGGCGGCCAGGTGCAGGTAGGTGAAGAGGACCTGGCCCTTGCGCATGCGGGGGTACTCCTCGGCGACGGGCTCCTTGACCTTGAGGACCAGTTCGGCCTCGCCCCACACGTCCTCGGCGGTGCCGAGGACGCGGGCGCCCGCGGCGGCGTACTCCGCGTCGCTGATGGAGGAGCCGACGCCGGCATCGTGTTCGACGAGGACCTCGTGGCCGTGCCGTACCAGTTCGTGGACACCGGCCGGGGTGATCGCCACCCGGTACTCGTGGTTCTTGACCTCGCGGGGCACGCCGACGCGCACGGTTCCTCCCGGATCTCCCTCGACGCTGGTTGCATCCTCCACTCTGTCCTTCGATGTCCGTCTCATCCACCGACATCATGCATGTGAGACCGAAGGTTTCTTGTCACTGTGTAAGTTTTCCCGCGTTTCCCCTAGTTGTAGGCCGACAGCAGGGGACCGCCGTGCAGCGGGGGATCGTCCTCCGGCTCCGTCGACACCGGAACCCCGCACACCCACGTGCCCACCACGCGGCCCTGCAGCCGCCGACCGGTGTAGGGCCCGCCCCCGGACCCCGAGACCACCTGGTGGGCGTCGGGGTCGAAAGCGACCAGGTCCGCGTCCCGCCCCGCCTCGATGCGTCCCTTGGCGGCCAGCCCCATCAGCTCGGCGGGGCGCTGCGCGGTCCACCGGCTCAGCTCGGTCAGGCCGCGACCGCGGCGCCGGGCCGCGGTCCACAGCGCGGGCAGCGTCCAGCGGATCGCCGCGATCCCCGTGCCCGGCCGGTGCCCCGAGGCGACCGAGTCGACGATGGCGTCGCCGAGCGAGTCCGCGCCGTGCAGCAGGGCGTTCCACAGCGCGCCGCGGTTGGCGTCGGAGCGCAGCGGCGGACGGCAGCGGTAGGACGGGTCGCTGTCGGGCACGTGCTCGGCGGGCAGGCACAGGTAGTGCGGGCTGGTCTGCGCGCTCACCGGAATGCCGATGGCCCGCGCCGCGGCCAGGATCGCCGCGCACTCGGCCGCCACGAACGGCGCGATGTGCGCCCGGGCCCCGCTGGTCCGGGCGGCGGCGAGCACCCGCTCCAGACCCCGCCGCTCGGCCCGCGGCGGCCGTGCGGCCAGCAGCGCGCTGTTGTTCGGGCCCACCGGAGTGCCCAGTTCGCCGGAGTCCTCGGCGTGCACCACCAGCGGCACGTCCATCGCCGCCACCTCGGCCATGCTCTTGCCCAGGTAGACGTCGTCGAGCGGAGCCAGATCGGGACCGCCCCCGTCCGACAGCGAGCAGGCGAATCCCACCACCCCGTTGGCGCGCAGGTCCGCCAGTTCGGCGGAGCTGCTGCGCGGAGTGACCCCGCCGAGGAACGCGACGTGGACGGCGCAGTTGCTCGCGGAGGCGTGCAGGTGCGCCCGGAGCGCCTCGGTCGAGGTGATCGCGGGCTGGGCGGGAGCGGGAGCGACGACGAGAGTGGTGATCCCTCCGGCCGCCGCCGCCCTCGTGGTGCGCGCGTACCCCTGGGACAGCAACTGCCCGGGCGTCTGCACGGCCGCGTCGATGTCGACCATCCCGGGAAGCAGCGCGACCTCGCCCAGGTCGGTCTCGTTCCGGCAGGGCAGGTCGGCCGAGTGGTCGGCGACGGCGGCGACACGGCCGCCGGCGACGGCCACCGCGGCCGGTCCGACGCCCGTGGGAGTGACCGCGCGCTGGGATCGGATGACGAGATCGAATTGGCGCACCTGGCCCCCTTGCGTGGTTGTCGTCCGAGAGCCGACGTTCCCGGGGCGGGTCGCGGACCGCGCGACAGCGGGTCGGACGTCGGACTCGGCGGCATTGACCGTATCGTGATGCCGACCACCTGTCCGGGGCGCCGACATCGGCTGGCCGTACCTCTGCCCGCCATTGTTCCCGCCCACCGGGGCGACCGCTGGCTTTTCGACACACCGGGACCGAGTTTCTGGCTTACGGTTCGGTTGCGGAACGTGTCCGGAACCCTGCGGTCAGCGTCGCGACGGGTGGAGTACGACGCTTTGTAGTAATTCGTTTAGGCTTGTCCAAGGTGGTGTCCGTACTGAACGTCATGGACTGGTTCTTCGGCGATGCGGCAGAGGCGGTCGCCCCCTGGCTATGGGGAGCGTTTGGGGTGATAATCGGTGCGGGGCTCGCCACGGTGGTGATCAGCAGCCGCCGAAGACAGTAGGACGTTCGACGACGACGGAGCGCAGGCGTGGCTTCCCCCGATATCCAAAGACCCAGGACCGACGGACACGGCGCCGGCGAGGCCGTCGTGCTGGTCGCCGCGGCCGCGGCCGCGGCGTGCCTGATCGCGCTGATTCTCGCCATGCTGCTGGGGGGCGCCGGCTACCCCCAGATCAGCCCCGGACTGCCCGACCCCGGCGCGCTCACCCGCTGGGGGCTCCCGGTCGCCAGGGCCGCCATGGACGTCTCCGCCGCGCTGACCGTCGGACTTCTCGTCCTCGCGGTGTTCCTGCTGCCGCTGCACCAGGGCACGCCCGGCGAACAGGCGCGCTCCTACGTGCGCGCCGCCTCCTGGGCGGCGCTGGTGTGGGCGGCGGCGGCCGGCGCCGCCCTCGTCTTCCAGCTCTCCGACATCCTGGGGCGTCCCGTCACGGAGGTCGTCGGCAACGAGATCACCAGCTACGCCAGTTCGGTGCCCCAGGGCATCGGGCTGACCCTGACCGTCCTCGCCGCCCTCGGCGTCGCCCTGATCGGCCGCACCACGACCGGTGCGGCCGCAACGGTCGGACTCACCGCGCTGGCCCTGGTCGGACTGCTGCCACCCGCCCTCACCGGCCACGCCTCGTCCTCGGGCAGCCACGAGATGGCCATCGTCGGCCTGTCACTGCACGTGCTGACCGTCTCGGTGTGGGTGGGCGGCCTGGCCGCGCTGACCTTCCACGCCCTGCGCGGCACCGGCGAGCACGTGCCCACGGCGGTGCGGCGCTTCAGCACGATGGCGCTGTGGGTCTGGATCGGTGTGGCGCTGAGCGGAGCGGCCAGTGCCGCGAGCCGCCTCTACACCGTCGGAGAGCTGTTCACCACCGCCTACGGGCAGTTGATGCTCGCCAAGACCGCCGCCTTCCTCGCCCTGGGCGTCCTGGGCTGGGCACACCGCGCCCACGCCGTCCCCCGGATCGCCGAGGAACCCGGACGGCGGCTGTTCCTGCGCTTCGCCGGAGTCGAGATCGTCCTGATGGCGGCGGCCATGGGGCTGGCCGCCGCGCTCAGCCGCACCGCCCCGCCGCCCGACCTGACGGAGGCCACGGACGCCTTCCGCAACCTCGCCGGCTTCGCCATGCCGCCGCCCATGAGCCCGCAGACCCTGCTCACCCTGTGGCGGCCCGACCTCTTCTTCATCCTGGTCATCGGCGTCCTGGCCGGTCTCTACACCGCCGGTGTGGTCCGGCTGCTGCGCCGCGGCGACACCTGGCCCCGGGGGCGGACCGTCGCCTGGCTGGCGGGCCTGCTCGCCCTCGCCGGAGCGCTGCTCAGCGGCGTCGGCACCTACTCGTACGTGCTGTTCAGCGTGCACATGGTGCAGCACATGGTGTTGTCGATGCTGGTACCGATCCTGCTCGTGCTCGGCGCCCCGGTGACCCTGGCGCTGCGTGCCCTCAGGCCCGCCCACCGGCGCGGCGACAGGGGACCGCGCGAGTGGCTCAACGCCTTCCTGCACAGCAGGTACTCGCGTCTGGTGACGCACCCGGGCTTCGCCACGCCCGTGTTCGTCTTCAGTGTCTACGTCCTCTACTTCACCCCGTTGTTCGGCACCCTCATGCAGGACCACCTGGGGCACATGTTCATGAACGTGCACTTCCTGCTCGCGGGGTTCCTGTTCTACTGGATCATGATCGGCGTGGACCCCGCCCCCCGGAAGGTCCCCTTCCTGCTGCGGATCGTGCTGCTGCTGGTCGCGATGGGCTTCCACGCCTTCTTCGGCATCGTGATCATGATGCAGTCCGCCCCGCTGGGCATGGAGTACTACGGCCAGTTCGAGGTGCCGTGGCTGGACGACCTCGCCGAGGACCAGTACGCGGGCGGCGGGGTGGCCTGGGCCGTCGGCGAGATCCCCACCCTGCTGGTGCTGATCGCCCTGGTCGTGCAGTGGTCCCGCGACGAGGAGCGTGCCGAGCGCCGCCGCGAGCGCCACAGTCGGCGCGACGGCTCCGAGGACGCCGACCTGGACGCCTACAACGCCTACCTGGCCTCCCTGGAGCGCAGGGCCAAAAAACGGGAGGAGCGGGAGGAGCGGCTCTGAGAGACCGTTGGGTATGCGTGTGGCTACGCGGGGCGCTCACCGGGGCTGAGGCCGCGGAACCCCGGCCGGGGCGTCCGGGAGGCCCCTCTTCCCACCGGCCTCCCCGCTGGCTTCGAATCCTTCCTGCTGTCGGCAGAACGGGCTGTGCCCGGGCGGCCGCGTGTGGTTGGTTCGGGGGATGACCGACTTCCGCTTCGGCGTCAACTTCCGCGACGCCGACCTGGACCACTGGACCGACTACTGCGCACAGACCGAGGCACTGGGCTTCGACGTCCTGTACGCCTACGACCACCTGGGACAGCCCGACCCCTTCGCGATGCTCGCCGCCGCCGCGGCGGCGACCACGCGGCTGGGGCTGGGCACCTACGTGGTCAACAACGAGTTCCACAACCCCGCGCTCCTGGCCCGGGCCGCCGCCACCGTGGACCGGCTCAGCGGCGGACGGCTGGAACTGGGCCTGGGCGCGGGGCACATGAAACGGGAGTTCGACGACGCCGCCGTCCCGTGGCGGCCCTACGCCGAACGGATCGAACGCCTGGAGCGCACCATCGTCGAACTCGACCGGCGGTTCGCCGCAGGCGAGCCGACCCCGGCACGGTCGCCGCGCCCCACGCTGACGGTCGGGGGCCACGGGGAGCGCATCCTCGCGCTGGCGGCCCGGCACGCCGACGTCGTCGCCTTCAGCGGGCTGAAGCAGCACCCCGAGCGGGCACCGGGGGAGTTCACCGTCGCGGGGACCGACGAACTGCTGCGCCGGGTGGAGTTCGTCCGCCGCACGGCGGGAGAGCGCGCCGGGGAGCTGGAGTTCAGCGTGCTCGTCCAGGCGGTTCTCCTCACCGACGACCCCGAGCGGACCTTCGCCGAGACGGCCGGGCTGTTCACCGAGGCCGGACTGCCGGACCTGCGCGCGGTCCTGGACAGCCCGTTCGTCCTGCTCGGCAGTGCCGAGGAGATCGCCCGGGAGATCATCGCCCACCGCGACCGCTTCGGGTTCACCACCGTGGTCGCGCACGGAACCCACCGCGACGCGCTGGCCCGGGTCATCCCCGAGGTCCGCGCCCTGGCCTGAGGGCGTCAGACGAGGGTGGAGGCGGTGACCGCGCCGAGGATGCCGACCAGCACGCAGATGCCCAGGGCTCCCAGGTAGACCGCGGGACCCGAAAGACGCGGCAGCGACTCGGGCCGGGCGGAGCGCCGTGTGGTCACCGCCGAGAAGAGCAGGGTGGAGCCGACGATCAGCAGGGCCACGCACAGCGACGCGGTGAAGGCCGAGGCGAATCCCGCCTCGGCCACGGTCGTCAGCAGGTTGGCGGCGGCCAGGGTCGGCAGCACGACGAGCAGCAGGGCGATGGCCACCCCCGACGCGACGCGCGGGCCGGTCCGGGAGGAGCGGCCGACGAGGGTGAGCAGCAGTCCCTGGAGCGCGATGTTGAGCACGGCGCCGCCGACGCCGAAGATTGCGATGGTGGTGAGCAGCGAGATCACCGGACGATTGTCCCACTGTTGCGCCGTGGTCGGTCTCCGGGGCCGCTGTGGCGTTTCACGTCATGCCGCGACGGCCCGGTACGACCCGTGTGTCCCACCGGGGCGGGGACTCTCCCCGCGGGTGAACTCGATCCGCTCCAGTCGGGCGGCCGCGGAGCGGTCCAGCAGCACGAGGGAGCGCGCCGCG is a genomic window containing:
- the ald gene encoding alanine dehydrogenase — its product is MRVGVPREVKNHEYRVAITPAGVHELVRHGHEVLVEHDAGVGSSISDAEYAAAGARVLGTAEDVWGEAELVLKVKEPVAEEYPRMRKGQVLFTYLHLAASRECTDALLERGVTGIAYETVQLPDRSLPLLAPMSEIAGRLAPQVGAAALQRSNGGRGVLLGGVPGVRPARVMVIGAGVSGMNAVQVAVGMGAEVTLLDVDVARLRHADARYRGRVRTLASTAYEIERTAVESDLVIGAVLIPGAKAPTLIGNELVARMKPGAVLVDIAVDQGGCFADTRPTTHSDPTFTVHDTVFYCVANMPGAVPTTSTQALTKDTLRYAVALADRGWRGALADDPALAAGLNTHDGELTNDAVARAHGLGARPVAEVLEG
- a CDS encoding MaoC family dehydratase, with protein sequence MQEFADIHALAAARGGSLGHSPWHTVTQDQVNLFADATGDHQWIHVDTERAASGPFGGTIAHGYLSLSLLPMFAWQTYRVRQAPAMSINYGLNKVRFLQPVLVGSRVRDGIELVEAKETPRGLLLTMRHEVEIDGQERPALVAEALSLVVP
- a CDS encoding amidohydrolase family protein, with product MRQFDLVIRSQRAVTPTGVGPAAVAVAGGRVAAVADHSADLPCRNETDLGEVALLPGMVDIDAAVQTPGQLLSQGYARTTRAAAAGGITTLVVAPAPAQPAITSTEALRAHLHASASNCAVHVAFLGGVTPRSSSAELADLRANGVVGFACSLSDGGGPDLAPLDDVYLGKSMAEVAAMDVPLVVHAEDSGELGTPVGPNNSALLAARPPRAERRGLERVLAAARTSGARAHIAPFVAAECAAILAAARAIGIPVSAQTSPHYLCLPAEHVPDSDPSYRCRPPLRSDANRGALWNALLHGADSLGDAIVDSVASGHRPGTGIAAIRWTLPALWTAARRRGRGLTELSRWTAQRPAELMGLAAKGRIEAGRDADLVAFDPDAHQVVSGSGGGPYTGRRLQGRVVGTWVCGVPVSTEPEDDPPLHGGPLLSAYN
- a CDS encoding cytochrome c oxidase assembly protein gives rise to the protein MASPDIQRPRTDGHGAGEAVVLVAAAAAAACLIALILAMLLGGAGYPQISPGLPDPGALTRWGLPVARAAMDVSAALTVGLLVLAVFLLPLHQGTPGEQARSYVRAASWAALVWAAAAGAALVFQLSDILGRPVTEVVGNEITSYASSVPQGIGLTLTVLAALGVALIGRTTTGAAATVGLTALALVGLLPPALTGHASSSGSHEMAIVGLSLHVLTVSVWVGGLAALTFHALRGTGEHVPTAVRRFSTMALWVWIGVALSGAASAASRLYTVGELFTTAYGQLMLAKTAAFLALGVLGWAHRAHAVPRIAEEPGRRLFLRFAGVEIVLMAAAMGLAAALSRTAPPPDLTEATDAFRNLAGFAMPPPMSPQTLLTLWRPDLFFILVIGVLAGLYTAGVVRLLRRGDTWPRGRTVAWLAGLLALAGALLSGVGTYSYVLFSVHMVQHMVLSMLVPILLVLGAPVTLALRALRPAHRRGDRGPREWLNAFLHSRYSRLVTHPGFATPVFVFSVYVLYFTPLFGTLMQDHLGHMFMNVHFLLAGFLFYWIMIGVDPAPRKVPFLLRIVLLLVAMGFHAFFGIVIMMQSAPLGMEYYGQFEVPWLDDLAEDQYAGGGVAWAVGEIPTLLVLIALVVQWSRDEERAERRRERHSRRDGSEDADLDAYNAYLASLERRAKKREEREERL
- a CDS encoding enolase C-terminal domain-like protein; amino-acid sequence: MARTEPTTLTRVAAVEMSLVRLPLARSGPRRRASGEHDRFARHVLIRVRDESGTSGWGEIPGADDSDWDALVADFAPALVGHCWQRPTEASEAWRPLGPRPAVAAALDTACWDLWSRQRDTPLAHALGGVRTAVTTGVTLGRQSSVEALVREVNRQVGAGCKRVRLEVGPGWDVEAVRAVQATYPFLVLQVDGGGRYTESPEDLAALHALDDYGLLAIEQPFAASDLSAHARLARDLRTPLALDDSVDSLERLDEAIRMEAAKVLNLRIGRLGGLTPARRAHDRAVDAGWRMWCGSEGESGVGRAAIVALASLPGAALPCEMPRAGERLPRDLVVPPVRSHDGIAAVPLTQSGLGHEVDERAVNALTVRSVSLGALG
- a CDS encoding isopenicillin N synthase family dioxygenase; amino-acid sequence: MTHSVKTTGRPLHVPVVNISRWEMGSARHRASVAASVDAAATDIGFLQITGHKIPEPIAGGLVRAIDTFFAQSDEAKRALSAPAAWIDRGYRSPSSAPGPRVPESFTVGTQASDHRDLALPSAHYPENIWPSGLPRFRHQLMAWFEAVRQLARRLTRIFAVTLDLPEGFFHTYTGHSLDVLRVDRPPAPTAARTDAGILTVRWADPAPCVQLRDTDGRWRGIVPEPGAILVNVGDLLARWTNDRWVSPVHRIVPSPGGAQERHRSATFFHDGDFDALVTPLPTCVDKERPVKYAPVTVAAHLAERRGWDLTGPAV
- a CDS encoding TIGR03621 family F420-dependent LLM class oxidoreductase; translation: MTDFRFGVNFRDADLDHWTDYCAQTEALGFDVLYAYDHLGQPDPFAMLAAAAAATTRLGLGTYVVNNEFHNPALLARAAATVDRLSGGRLELGLGAGHMKREFDDAAVPWRPYAERIERLERTIVELDRRFAAGEPTPARSPRPTLTVGGHGERILALAARHADVVAFSGLKQHPERAPGEFTVAGTDELLRRVEFVRRTAGERAGELEFSVLVQAVLLTDDPERTFAETAGLFTEAGLPDLRAVLDSPFVLLGSAEEIAREIIAHRDRFGFTTVVAHGTHRDALARVIPEVRALA